A stretch of DNA from Candidatus Saccharibacteria bacterium oral taxon 488:
GACCACTCCTTCATAACCCTCAGAAAGAGCCCAGGCGAACGCCATTCTCATTTGTGCGCTTAATTTGCCCTTGCCTTTCTTTGTCAATAAAGCGCGCACGTCTTGAGATTTCAAAAAATCAGTTTCAAGCGAACCATCAGTACTACCGCCGTCAGCCACTACAATATCAATCTGTTTTGCTAGCGGCTTCATTTTTTGTAGTTGCTTTTGAACACGCTCTCCCTCATTAATGACGAAAACGCACACGCAATATTTGTGCTTTTTCTTGTTTATTTCATTTACCTCAAAGTCTGGAAACTCCCACTCTGGATGATCTCGGCGGATACGATCTTGCTTGTTGGTCGGAGCTTTTGTCATGATGTAATATTCTTCCTTTCTGCGTTCGCTAGTGACGTTGTACTGCTCAGCTCGTCAAGCACATAATACCTGGCATCTCGTCGCGATTCTACTAGTATTTTACCAATGTATTCAGACAGAATTACCATAAATAAAAATAGGATAAAAAACATTCCTGATAGCTCAAGCGACGTCGACACCCAGCCCTCTGCAACATTCTTTTTGGTGAGAGCTATGACCACAACATAAAGCGCATACATCATATTTACAACACTGGCAAAGAACCCAACCCACGACATAAAGCGGAGCGGGTGTGTCGAGTGGCTGGTAATGATATCGAGCGCCTCTAGTGTCCCTCGCCCGAAGCCATGTTTTTTTACAGGATCAACCAGAGGTGAATAGGTATACTCGGTATATGAATAGCCGATAGTCCTGATCATGTGCCGAATGTGGCTATCATGTCGAGTTGATAGAGTTATCGCTCGTATGGCACGACGATTGAGAGATATAAGATATGTTGCTTGTAGTGGAATATCTATATTGATGTATTTGCGATTATACCAATAAAACAACCTGCGACCGATACCAGATTTTGACAGAAGGCGCTTTGTGGTTATGTCGGCAACACCCTGTACGATATCGTGTTTTTTATTCGCCTCAACAATGTTCATTACATCCTCTATACCGTCAATAGCGGGATTAGTTACTACCGCATAGTCGCCAATTGCCCCTTCAAGACCAGCGATAATGGCGATATCATATGTGTATTGTCGAGAGAGGCGGATAAGCCGCATACATGGCAGTTCATCAAGAAGACCACTAACAGCAACCACACTATTTTGACTCAAATCATTATCGACAATTATAATCTCATAATTTGTGTAGCTACCCATTAATCTCTGTGAGAGCCTGCGACAATAGTCGGGAAAACCATCAAAGTCGCGCGTTACGACAATAACCGACACAAAGATATCTTGTTTACTCGATTTTTTATTTGTCTTAGTCGAACTATTTTTTGCCATATAGCTTGTCTAACTCCTCGTACACATCGTAAATATTATCTAGCTTACCGCCCATTATACAAACATACCCGTTGTAACCCAAATGGGCCTTAAACAAAATAGGACGGCTATCATCATCTTCACTCTTAACGAGCACTGTCTTTACTTCAACGATCGACTCCTCGTATTTCATGTCCTTGAGGGCTGGGATAAAACGCACCACATCGTTATACATTTGTTTATAATTACTCTGGAAAGAACTTTTGTCGAGATAGGCGTGCGTGTCAATTTTTTCAGCCGGCGTATCCTCGTTGTCAACCCATGACTCGTGCGGCGTATACCTGACATGAGAGAGTGTATATAATCCCCTGGAGGGAAACGGCATAATAGAGAAAAACGGACCGTCCATCACCGTAATACTAAAGTCCTTTAGGTGCTCCGGCAAACTTACTAAGCACATTTCTGTAACTTCATGCTTCAAGCCAACAAGCGGTATATTTGATGCACGATGGAGCGTGTTAATGTTAGCATACGTGCAATTTAATACGAAGTCGCCCCTGAATTTGCCACCATCAGTAATAACGCACAGTCCATCTGGCGTTTCATCAATCATCGTAACGCGACAGCCCGTGTGAAGCGTTATCCCCGGACGATCGTTAATTTGCCGCAGTAAGTCGTCTCTCAGGGCGTGGGCATTAAAGGCATATTCTTTAACCTTAAAGACTTCTTCAATGAGATTTTTATTAAACATTTTTTGAATGTTTGGCGGAGCTACCGCTATATCTGCCTCAATCTTATCCGCAAAATTCTTGAATTGATGTGCATTAACCTTGGATAGATGCTTGGCAACAGCATAGTATTTATTAAAATCTGAATGAATTGCCGCTCCAAACTGTTTCGTAAAGCGTGGAAAATTAACTGCCGAACGATATCCCGTTAGAATACTTCTCGGGTAATGATAGCCATTGTGTACCCTGGCTTGGTTAACATATGACGCCCGAGTCATCGTCTGTTTTTCTTTTTCTAAAATATCGATATTCTTGACGCCCAAGGTGTCGTACAGGTACAGCGCTACACTCAATCCATAAAAACCACCGCCAATTATCACCGTTTTGTTACGCACGTTTTCTCCGTTTTTTAACTATGTTACCAATATACAAGCCAACTACCATATAGACAAACAGAAGCAGCGGCATATAGAATACGATACCGTTAATGTGGGCGTGAGGCAAAGCGTGTCCAGGCATAAGAATTAACCAACTCAGTGCCCCAGCTAATGAAATGTGTAACGACCATAGGAATGAACGATAATACTTGAAAGACGGGTGTCGCCTCTTAAGATAGAATAACACTAAATACCCCACAAGTACCCAAACGAGTATCGACTGAACGATCTCACCAAATACCCCTTGATCGATAGCGGCAAGCTTAATGCTGGCAACAGTACATAATTGCCGGCGTTTATTGCTAGATACTGATATGTTGATCCTTTATCTTTTGCCAGCTCCTCCATATTAATAAATCGATCGGCAAATGTATATGACTCAGGTAGCAGCGTCTTTAAGTTACCAATAGCATGAGCTCGCATCTTTCTAATTCCCGAAAGCCCTCTCTCCGATGCCCGCTCATTAATCATCTTGAGGGCGGTGTCTGAGGAGTGATAGTAATCAGAGAGTGCCATAAAGTTGGTTGCGTACGCACCAACAAAGGCCACAACAACCACGATACATGTCATGACGGCGTGCTTCCAGAGGCTGATAACTTTTTGTTTATTATTGACGAGCTCAAAGAATATGATTGGTACAAGTACAGATATAGCAATTGTTGATATATACTCATAGCCGCCCAGAAGTTTTAAGAATAGTAATATGGTTTCACCGAGGTAGAATAGCCACATTTTCTTCGATGATTTACAGTATGAGTAACTCAGAAAAGCAAAGGCAAACGGAGCAAACATGAGTGGCTCTATCCAATACATATTTTGCGCGTAGCCGACAATCCACGGGCTAAATGCAACCAGTGTCGCGAATACTGCTGCAACAACAAAACCAAATAATTTCCTAACCCTAAGAGCTACCAGAGCCATAAGAGCTGCCATGGCTGCAGACAGAACCGCATTAACTTTCTTAAAATATACCGGCAATTTCGCACTATCGTTTGGTGCTAGTGCGGTAATTATTCTCGCCTGTAGACCGTATTGCGAAGCATACGGTTTGAGCAGGCTGGCATCACAATCCCCAGTCGTCATGACTGAATTATAATCCTCATTTTTAGCAACGATTAGCGGCCCGCTATAACCAGATTTTTCCTTGCAACGGGCCGTCTTTTCTACTATGGCCGATGAGTCGCGCTGAAAGCCATCAAACCATTCGCGCCACAAACCGACTCCAAAAATATTACCAAAGAAAGATAAAAACAAAACTCCCCAGACAACTCCAAAAAACAGTATGCTCTTTTTTCGCTCCATAATACTTACCATATAGTATCATAACTTAACGATAGACTAAAGTGACTACCTAAATTATAATAGCGTCATGAAACCACTTTTATCTATCATTGTTACCGCCCATCACGAAGGCCTTATTGCTCATAAAACTATGCGCTCCATTGAACGTGCTGTCAGCCTGCTTCGTGATAGCGATATTTCCTACGAAATAATTGTATCAATCGACCGCGGTGATGAAGAAACTATTCGCTACTTCAGTAATTATACCGCCCTGCCGATCGCTATATACCAATGGAATCATGGTGACCTCGCTCAATCTCGCAATAGTGCCATCACCAAGGCGCATGGCCGTTTTATTGCGTTTATCGATGCCGACGATTTGATGAGTGCCAACTGGCTACGAGATGGTGTGCAATTTTTAACAAACCACTCCTACGGTAAATATGTTGCCCATAGTGCCTATACTATTGAGTTTGAGGGGGCAAATGCCATTGTTGAAAAAGTTGGCTACACTAATAAAGACCGCGACACTCTATTGAGCGTACTTTCGGGACGATGGAACTCGGTCATTATTGCACCAAGTACTTTACTTCGCCAGTTTCCATACACACCAAACAGCCCCGGATATGGCTATGAAGATTGGTTTATGAGCTGCCAGTTCATCCAGCATGGTATCAAAAATGTCCTCATTCCGGAAACCGCTATCTTTGTTCGCCGTAAGGCCACTGGCTCGGAATGGGCACGCCAAAAAACTAGCCGCTCAGTGCTCCACGCCCACCCCCTCTTTAGTCCATCGCACTTTCGTACCATCAAGCTTGACTCGGTTGCCACGCCTGCCTCAGAGCGGCGGCGCCAAACGAAAAATACCATTAAGGAATTGATG
This window harbors:
- a CDS encoding glycosyltransferase, which encodes MAKNSSTKTNKKSSKQDIFVSVIVVTRDFDGFPDYCRRLSQRLMGSYTNYEIIIVDNDLSQNSVVAVSGLLDELPCMRLIRLSRQYTYDIAIIAGLEGAIGDYAVVTNPAIDGIEDVMNIVEANKKHDIVQGVADITTKRLLSKSGIGRRLFYWYNRKYINIDIPLQATYLISLNRRAIRAITLSTRHDSHIRHMIRTIGYSYTEYTYSPLVDPVKKHGFGRGTLEALDIITSHSTHPLRFMSWVGFFASVVNMMYALYVVVIALTKKNVAEGWVSTSLELSGMFFILFLFMVILSEYIGKILVESRRDARYYVLDELSSTTSLANAERKNITS
- a CDS encoding FAD-binding oxidoreductase, whose amino-acid sequence is MRNKTVIIGGGFYGLSVALYLYDTLGVKNIDILEKEKQTMTRASYVNQARVHNGYHYPRSILTGYRSAVNFPRFTKQFGAAIHSDFNKYYAVAKHLSKVNAHQFKNFADKIEADIAVAPPNIQKMFNKNLIEEVFKVKEYAFNAHALRDDLLRQINDRPGITLHTGCRVTMIDETPDGLCVITDGGKFRGDFVLNCTYANINTLHRASNIPLVGLKHEVTEMCLVSLPEHLKDFSITVMDGPFFSIMPFPSRGLYTLSHVRYTPHESWVDNEDTPAEKIDTHAYLDKSSFQSNYKQMYNDVVRFIPALKDMKYEESIVEVKTVLVKSEDDDSRPILFKAHLGYNGYVCIMGGKLDNIYDVYEELDKLYGKK